Below is a window of Enterobacter kobei DNA.
TCGCCTGTGCGATGCGAATGCGGTTACGCGGCATACGCAGCTTAACGTTGTTCGCCCACAGCGCGGCGGCAAAGCAGCCGCCGAACATGCCGATGATCATCATGCCGTCGATACGCGTCAGCGGCGTTCCTTCCAGATGGATCAGCTTGTAGTAACCCCACTCTTCAGCATGCACGCCCATGAGCTGCAACAGCTGTCCACCCCAGCGGGTGAATTCGCCGGTAACCGCCCAGAAGGTGCCGGTAATGCCGAAATAGTAGGTAGAGAGGATCCCTGCGGCGATAACGGCAGGGGCGGGAGCCCAGAATTTAATTAACCAGGCTTGTTTGAATTGTTGCCACGACATCTTTGCGCCTCTGAACTCAGAAGGTTTTCAACGAAGACGCGATCCTACACGTCCGGACGGGTTTGCAAAGCAGAAAGACCCTTTTATCTGGCAGAGATCAATTTTAGGCGTCATGGGTGAAAGGCTGGCAGGGGCAACGCTTTAATGCCACACTGTTTTTTTTCTTCATGAGCAGGATAACAGATGAAAAAAGTAGCAATTTTGGGCGCGCTGCTGGCCCTGACCGGCTGTGTACAGGTGGAAAATTATCAGGCCGTGGTAAAACATCCGGCCCCGGCGGGGCTGGCGGGCTACTGGCAGTCAAACGGTCCGCAGAGTGCGCTGGTCAGCCCGGAAGCGATGGCCAGCCTGATCGTCACCCCGGAAGGGGATACGCTGGATTGCCGCCAGTGGCAGCGGGTGATAGCCGTCCCGGGTAAACTGATGCTGAGCGGTGACGATCTGAAAAACGTCACCCGTAAGCTGGAAATTTATGGCGTGGAGCGTGACGGCAATCAGCTGGAATATGCGGGCATGATCTTAAAACGCGTCGAGCGCCCGACCAGCGAATGCGCCGAAGCGCTGGCGAAAAATCCGCTGCCCTCGCCGTTACCCTGACTGACCGGGCAGAGGGGCGGTTCCCGCTCTGCCCGCTGTTTTACGCCGCCTCGTCGATGACCCACACGCTCACGCTGCCGCCGTTACAGGTGAAGGTGCCTTCGCCCAGTTCGTTGGTGGATACCGTTTCCTCACGGTTGCCAAGAAAATCACGCCATACTTTGTTGCCATAATTATCGCCGAGACTCAGGGTTTTTTCGCCGTCATCCCCGTTGGAGAGCACCACCACGCAACCGGGTTCCTCCAGCGTGCCGCTGCGGCTGAAGGCTATACAGTTCGGGTGATCAAACCAGAGCGTCTGCACGCCGTGGGCAAAACGCTGGCGGGCGAGGATCAACTGGTCAAGCTGGTGGATGATCGGCATATCGACGTGATGCACCTCACCGTCACCGCCGGTGTCGTCATAGCTTGCGCCATACAGATCCGGATAAAACACCGAGGGCACGCCGTTTTCCCGCAGCAGGATCAGCGCATAGGCGAGGGGCTTAAACCAGGCTTCCACCGGGGCTTCCAGCGCCTGTAACGGCTGCGTATCGTGGTTAGCGACCAGCGTCACGGCATGAAAGGGATCGGCTTCCACCAGCGTACCGGTGAAGATCTGGCTCATGTCGTAGTGGCTGCCCTGTAACGAGGCTTCGTGGAATTTCATATGCAGCGGGGCGTCGAACAGCATCGTTTTGCCGTCCACCTGATCGATATACTGCTTCAGCTTGTCGACTTCGTGGGACCAGTATTCTGCCACGATAAACAGCGGCTGCGGCGCAACGTCCTGCACATGCTCGATCCACTCTTTATAGAACCAGGCCGGGATATGTTTTACCGCGTCGAGGCGAAAACCCTGGCAGCCAGTCTGCTCCATGACCCAGCGCGCCCAGTATTTGATCTCTTCCGCCACTGCGGTGTTACGAAAATCAATGTTCGCCCCCATCAGGTAGTCAAAGTTCCCCAGTTCATCATCCACCTGATGGTTCCAGCCGTCGCCGGTATAGTCATTGACGATTTTGAAGACGCCGTCTTCGTCAGGATTTTCGATATGATCGATGCCGCTGAAGCATTTATAGTCCCAGACAAAGCGTGAATACTCGCCGTTACGCACCGGGAAGCTGTAGCGCGTCCAGGCTTCGCATTGAATGACGTCCTCGTCGATTTGCGTGCGATCCTGCTCATTTACCCGGTTGACGTGAATGGACTCTTTTTCATCGGCACCCATTTTGTGGTTCACCACCACGTCCATCAATACCGCAATGTCGTTTTCCCGCAGGGCGGCAATCGCTGCCAGCAGTTGCGCCTTGTCACCGTATTTGGTAGCGACGCTGCCTTTCTGGTCAAACTCGCCCAGATCGAACAGGTCATAGGTGTCATAGCCCACGGAATAACCGCCCGATGCGCCTTTAGACGCCGGGGGAAGCCAGACCATATTGATGCCGATGTCATTGAAACCTGAAGCGCGTTCGGCGATTTCCGGCCAGAGTTTTCCGCCGTCAGGGTAATACCAGTGAAAGCACTGCAATAAGGTGGGGTTTTTCATCTTCCATGCTCCGAAATGGGGATCAACGAAGTATGGGTGAAATTCAAAAAATGACGCGGGTGTAGTTTATAAAAAACGCCACCCGCCGATCAGAAGCGAGGCTTACAGCTCGCTCGGGAAAAGAATATTACCAGAAAGGCGTCCATATGCTGAATTCAGGTTATGTTGACGGGAGGTTTGCCCCACCAGCGTCCGCAGCTCTTCCATGCGCTGATGTAACAGGGTTTTTAACTCAACTTCATTATCCAGGATCTGCTTGAGCAGCGGGCGAACCTGTGCCTGGACGGCTGTCGCCACGTCGCCGGTATCCTGAAATTGTGTCAGTTTTTCCACTGCCGCAATGTAGTTAAGTTCATGTTCTATCAGATCGTCCCAGCGGCCTTCTCGTGCGAGATTAAGCATACTGCAACTGGCCATGAGCAACTGCTGATAGTGGTGGAGCAACCCGACATTGGCTTCCATTAGAAAGACTCTCGCGCATTAGGATTATTGGGACCAATTTCTTTCCAGGCGTCCGCAATATTGTTGAGCAAAATTGTGACTTCCTCAATGGCGCTGACGTCATTGTGCAGATTGGCGTGTAAAAGACGTCGTGTCATGTAGTCATACAGGCTATCCAGGTTTGCGGAGAGATCACCACCGACATCGTGATTGAGTCCCGCGCGCAAACCATTGGTAATGATATTGATGGCCTTGGACAGCGCTTGTCCTTTACCGGGAATATCTCCCTGCTCAATCAAAATGGCCGCTTTTTTCATGGCGCTTAACGCGCCGTCAAACAGCAGGACCACAAGTTGATGGGGGCTGGCGCTCAGGACGGCGCTTTCCACGCCGACCGTTGCATAAGCCTGAATTCCCGATTTTGTATACATAGCAAACCTCAATAAATAACTTATGAATTCATCGCGTTAAATTGCTGAGTCAGGTAGCTACCGGTGGATTCCATTGAGGAAACCAGTTTACTCAGCGCGGTAAACTGCGATTTGTACTGTGCCATGGTGGCCGTGATCTGCGCAGTCACACGAACTTTTTGCTCATCTAACTGCTTGAGCGTTTTGTTGATACCGGCGGTGGCGTTTTGCAGCGAACCATCGGTGCCGAGAATGCTTTTCAGCAGGTCACTGTTCTGGGTCGCAAAACCGGTGGTTTTGCCATCGCCGGACAGGAAGCTGATCACATCGGCAGGTTTTTCGTTCAGCGCCTTATCAAGCTTGGTGCTGTCAACTTTCAGCTTGCCGTTAATATCCTGTGTGATCCCAAGCTGCGAAAGGGTCGACAGGGTGCCGTCGTTGCTCTGGGAACTGGTCAGCATGGAGCGCAGACGCGTCTGGATATTACGCAGCGTACCGTCGCCTAACAGGTCGCCATTGCTGGAGTCCTGACCGGTGGTGGTGCCTTTATCGACAGCTGTATATTTGGTCTGGCTGCCGATAGTGGTCTGCAGCGAGTTATAGGCATCAACGAACGCATTAATGGCTGCGGTCATTGGCGCGTTATCTTTAACGACCGTCAGGGTTTCCGGGCTGCCGGTAGTGAGTTTCGTCAGATTCAGCGTCACGCCTTCCGGCGCATCGGTAATGCTGTTGCTGCTGCGGGTGATCTCAATACCGTTAATCTTAACTTTGGCATCGGCCGCGGCAACCTGCTGCGTCATATTGCTTGGGTTAGTGCCGGTAGCATCATAACCAATGTATTTCGCCAGCTCGCTGTCATTGGTGGTGACGGTCATGGCATTTTTCGTGCCGCTGTCGCGGGAGGTCAGCGACAGGTAATAGCTGTTATCGTCCGCTTTAATAATGCTGGCGGTAACGCTGCCCTGTTTGGCGTTGATCGCATCACGTACATCCGCGAGGCTGGTTTTATCCGCCGCGAGCGTTACCGTTAGCGGATCTTTCTGGCCCGGCTGCGCAATGGTAATGGTGCGTGAGGCGAGGCTGGCATCACCCAGGTCGGTATCTTTACTCGCCACTTTCGGGCTGAGCAGCGACTGGGAGGCGGCAAGCGCCGTTACTTCTACGGAGTAGGTACCCGCCGAGGCGTTGTTAGACAGCGCGGCGCTGAACGCGGTGTTCGTGCTGGTGACTTTGGCCGAGGCGATAGCCGAGGTGTTTTTCAGCGCGTCGGAAGCCGTCTGCAGTTTAGTCAGCGCGGTTTGCACCACATTCCATGCGGTCAGCTTTGCCTTATAAGAGGTCTGCTGCGACGTAATCGGGGATAACTTTGTCTGTTCGGCGGTTTCCAGGTTGGTATATAAGGTATCCAGATTCAGGCTGGTGCCTGCGCCAAGTGAGCTTATCGATGCCATTGATTCATCCTTTCTTATTTAGACAATCACTGGATGGTCTATCGGCAGCGACAGCAAAAAGATTAGAGTCTTTTAAAAAAAACAATGGCGGAATAAAGCACCTCATTAACCAGCAGTTTGCGCCTTTAAAAAAATGATCTTTTTTTCTAAAGGTTGGGAAGGAGCTGTCGATAATCAGGTTAACGGTGAGAAAACCGTAGGCGGAAGCCTGAATCTGATAACTTTTTCAAAGGAATACCATCATGGCTGTTATCAATACTAACACCTTGTCGCTGATGACTCAGAACAACCTGACTAAATCTCAGTCTTCTCTGGGCTCCGCGATCGAACGTCTGTCTTCTGGCCTGCGTATCAACAGCGCAAAAGATGATGCTGCTGGTCAGGCGATTGCAAACCGCTTCACCTCTAACATCAACGGCCTGACCGTTGCTGCCCGTAATGCCAACGACGGTATTTCTCTGGCGCAGACCGCTGAAGGCGCACTGAGCGAAATCAACAACAACCTGCAGCGTGTCCGTGACCTGACCGTTCAGGCGCAGAACAGCTCTAACTCCGCATCTGATATCGATTCCATTCAGTCTGAAGTTAACGAGCGCATGAAAGAGATCGATCGTGTTACAACACAAACCGATTTCAATGGCCAGAAAATCCTGAATAACAGTGCTGCCACTGCTAAGAGTTATGATTTCCAGGTCGGTTCTAAAGATGATGAAACTATCAGCATTTCTATCAATAGTGCCGCTGGCTGGAATCTGGCATCCGCAAGTGGTTCCACTACTACAGCGCCGGCAGCAGGTGTCTATAAAAACACTGCAACAGCTTCGACACTGGCTCAAGTTGCTGGTGATGCCCGTAAAGTTAATGCAATTGGGTTTGACGTTATCTCTGGTAAAGTGACCGGTGCGACAGTAGGCACGGGTAGTCCTCTTAAAGACATCGATGAAGCGATTAAAGCGGTCGATACTCAGCGTAGCTCATTAGGCGCATCCCAGAACCGTTTCGAGTCCACCATCACTAACCTGAACAACACCGTGAGCAACCTGTCAGCTGCCCGCAGCCGTATTCAGGACTCCGATTACGCAACTGAAGTTTCCAACATGTCCCGCGCGCAGATCCTGCAGCAGGCTGGTTCTTCTGTACTGGCTCAGGCCAACCAGGTTCCGCAGACCATGCTGTCCCTGCTGCGTTAATCCGCAATTTCGTTTTACTAAAAGGCGCCGTTTATCGGCGCTTTTTTTTATTTGTCTCGCACAGAAATAATCAAAATAAATCGACGTAAAGGCTAAAGCTTCTGTATCACGTGTCGATAACATTATTGAAGGCGATGAGGCCATTGGGCACATGCCGAAATAGCATTAACACTATTAATTAAGGATAAATACCATGGCAGTGATCAACACTAATACCTTGTCGCTGATGACTCAGAACAACCTGACTAAATCTCAGTCTTCTCTGGGCTCTGCGATCGAACGTCTGTCTTCTGGCCTGCGTATCAACAGCGCAAAAGATGATGCTGCTGGTCAGGCGATTGCAAACCGCTTCACCTCTAACATCAACGGCCTGACCGTTGCTGCCCGTAATGCCAACGACGGTATTTCTCTGGCGCAGACCGCTGAAGGCGCACTGAGCGAAATCAACAACAACCTGCAGCGTGTCCGTGACCTGACCGTTCAGGCGCAGAACAGCTCTAACTCCGCATCTGATATCGATTCCATTCAGTCTGAAGTTAACGAGCGCATGAAAGAGATCGATCGTGTTACAACACAAACCGATTTCAATGGCCAGAAAATCCTGAATAACAGTGCTGCCACTGCTAAGAGTTATGATTTCCAGGTCGGTTCTAAAGATGATGAAACTATCAGCATTTCTATCAATAGTGCCGCTGGCTGGAATCTGGCATCCGCAAGTGGTTCCACTACTACAGCGCCGGCAGCAGGTGTCTATAAAAACACTGCAACAGCTTCGACACTGGCTCAAGTTGCTGGTGATGCCCGTAAAGTTAATGCAATTGGGTTTGACGTTATCTCTGGTAAAGTGACCGGTGCGGCAGTAGGCGGGGGTAGTCCTCTTAAAGACATCGATGAAGCGATTAAAGCGGTCGATACTCAGCGTAGCTCATTAGGTGCATCCCAGAACCGTTTCGAGTCCACCATCACTAACCTGAACAACACCGTGAGCAACCTGTCAGCTGCCCGCAGCCGTATTCAGGACTCCGATTACGCAACTGAAGTTTCCAACATGTCCCGCGCGCAGATCCTGCAGCAGGCTGGTTCTTCTGTACTGGCTCAGGCCAACCAGGTTCCGCAGACCATGCTGTCCCTGCTGCGATAGTTCGTACGGTTCTATCTGTACAAATAGCACAAAAAATAACGGGTATTTCACCCGTTATTTTTTTTATCTTTTTTTATACTGGCTTCTTATAAAGACATACGAAATTTTATGTATGTTCAAGTTTTTATCATAAAAGAAGCGCTGAGATGAAGAAAAAAACTGCCAGTAAATTCGATAAGTCAATACATCCGAGAACGTCGCTTTTTAATAAAAAATTGGAGGAAATCTCTACCTTTATATCAAGCAATCCTGATAAAGCACTAACTTTGGCAAGCCAGTTAGTTAAGGAAGATGAAAGTAATCCACAT
It encodes the following:
- the yedD gene encoding lipoprotein YedD — its product is MKKVAILGALLALTGCVQVENYQAVVKHPAPAGLAGYWQSNGPQSALVSPEAMASLIVTPEGDTLDCRQWQRVIAVPGKLMLSGDDLKNVTRKLEIYGVERDGNQLEYAGMILKRVERPTSECAEALAKNPLPSPLP
- the amyA gene encoding alpha-amylase, which gives rise to MKNPTLLQCFHWYYPDGGKLWPEIAERASGFNDIGINMVWLPPASKGASGGYSVGYDTYDLFDLGEFDQKGSVATKYGDKAQLLAAIAALRENDIAVLMDVVVNHKMGADEKESIHVNRVNEQDRTQIDEDVIQCEAWTRYSFPVRNGEYSRFVWDYKCFSGIDHIENPDEDGVFKIVNDYTGDGWNHQVDDELGNFDYLMGANIDFRNTAVAEEIKYWARWVMEQTGCQGFRLDAVKHIPAWFYKEWIEHVQDVAPQPLFIVAEYWSHEVDKLKQYIDQVDGKTMLFDAPLHMKFHEASLQGSHYDMSQIFTGTLVEADPFHAVTLVANHDTQPLQALEAPVEAWFKPLAYALILLRENGVPSVFYPDLYGASYDDTGGDGEVHHVDMPIIHQLDQLILARQRFAHGVQTLWFDHPNCIAFSRSGTLEEPGCVVVLSNGDDGEKTLSLGDNYGNKVWRDFLGNREETVSTNELGEGTFTCNGGSVSVWVIDEAA
- the fliT gene encoding flagella biosynthesis regulatory protein FliT: MEANVGLLHHYQQLLMASCSMLNLAREGRWDDLIEHELNYIAAVEKLTQFQDTGDVATAVQAQVRPLLKQILDNEVELKTLLHQRMEELRTLVGQTSRQHNLNSAYGRLSGNILFPSEL
- the fliS gene encoding flagellar export chaperone FliS, which translates into the protein MYTKSGIQAYATVGVESAVLSASPHQLVVLLFDGALSAMKKAAILIEQGDIPGKGQALSKAINIITNGLRAGLNHDVGGDLSANLDSLYDYMTRRLLHANLHNDVSAIEEVTILLNNIADAWKEIGPNNPNARESF
- the fliD gene encoding flagellar filament capping protein FliD; translation: MASISSLGAGTSLNLDTLYTNLETAEQTKLSPITSQQTSYKAKLTAWNVVQTALTKLQTASDALKNTSAIASAKVTSTNTAFSAALSNNASAGTYSVEVTALAASQSLLSPKVASKDTDLGDASLASRTITIAQPGQKDPLTVTLAADKTSLADVRDAINAKQGSVTASIIKADDNSYYLSLTSRDSGTKNAMTVTTNDSELAKYIGYDATGTNPSNMTQQVAAADAKVKINGIEITRSSNSITDAPEGVTLNLTKLTTGSPETLTVVKDNAPMTAAINAFVDAYNSLQTTIGSQTKYTAVDKGTTTGQDSSNGDLLGDGTLRNIQTRLRSMLTSSQSNDGTLSTLSQLGITQDINGKLKVDSTKLDKALNEKPADVISFLSGDGKTTGFATQNSDLLKSILGTDGSLQNATAGINKTLKQLDEQKVRVTAQITATMAQYKSQFTALSKLVSSMESTGSYLTQQFNAMNS
- a CDS encoding flagellin N-terminal helical domain-containing protein; this encodes MAVINTNTLSLMTQNNLTKSQSSLGSAIERLSSGLRINSAKDDAAGQAIANRFTSNINGLTVAARNANDGISLAQTAEGALSEINNNLQRVRDLTVQAQNSSNSASDIDSIQSEVNERMKEIDRVTTQTDFNGQKILNNSAATAKSYDFQVGSKDDETISISINSAAGWNLASASGSTTTAPAAGVYKNTATASTLAQVAGDARKVNAIGFDVISGKVTGATVGTGSPLKDIDEAIKAVDTQRSSLGASQNRFESTITNLNNTVSNLSAARSRIQDSDYATEVSNMSRAQILQQAGSSVLAQANQVPQTMLSLLR
- a CDS encoding flagellin N-terminal helical domain-containing protein — encoded protein: MAVINTNTLSLMTQNNLTKSQSSLGSAIERLSSGLRINSAKDDAAGQAIANRFTSNINGLTVAARNANDGISLAQTAEGALSEINNNLQRVRDLTVQAQNSSNSASDIDSIQSEVNERMKEIDRVTTQTDFNGQKILNNSAATAKSYDFQVGSKDDETISISINSAAGWNLASASGSTTTAPAAGVYKNTATASTLAQVAGDARKVNAIGFDVISGKVTGAAVGGGSPLKDIDEAIKAVDTQRSSLGASQNRFESTITNLNNTVSNLSAARSRIQDSDYATEVSNMSRAQILQQAGSSVLAQANQVPQTMLSLLR